One segment of Candidatus Binatus sp. DNA contains the following:
- a CDS encoding capsule assembly Wzi family protein — translation MSAGFGGGGSILRFQINLLVLAAFLAAASSASASTYAAYVPLDDPAYMELETLSGLGLIQTYLNEIKPIARVEVARLILEAQQEQSSSLPSARLAASLIRSLRLEFAEEVSWLEHDREDYLPTMLKPIERVEGQYIFSSGGRRSWLSSGGNSLSAKELTPLLPDSDGIPTAPGSNEVARLAGWGGVGGFLTFYGEGGVAGPMTRSIPGTNRFRVFSAATVLSLGNTAISFGKEETAWGVSHFGLGSLSQGNNGQPFAALRLQNIHPSVLPFFLKYLGQERHVIIFGQLDSDRTFSRPWISGQTVSFKPFPFFEFGVNHVIMFGGSGNSNYGFGGFLGRATGFATGNAKDGNTNSRVGFYAKLIVPQLRNTQFYYEILGEDFFQPFGNSLQIKTPFKAPSYTFGIYAPQLTADGLTDAGAEYTLLDSRYSTHNDSLYWVYQNNLMGDPLGPGAWHVNAQIGRWFNYQTKLGSEFFFERRSMLPFQNGSVLVANENGFGGAFTFLHIPAKFQSSGQTLGQVRLRLSAEYVENLNYSSRNSVRTMLELSFGVMPSWPSLKFR, via the coding sequence GTGTCGGCAGGCTTTGGTGGCGGAGGCAGCATCCTGCGATTTCAAATAAATTTACTGGTTCTGGCTGCCTTCCTCGCGGCCGCATCGTCGGCGTCGGCCAGCACCTACGCCGCCTACGTCCCGCTCGATGATCCAGCCTACATGGAACTCGAGACGCTCTCCGGCCTCGGCTTGATTCAAACCTACCTGAACGAGATCAAACCGATCGCTCGAGTCGAAGTGGCGAGGCTCATCCTCGAGGCGCAACAGGAGCAGAGTTCGTCGTTGCCGAGCGCCCGCCTGGCGGCCTCGCTGATCCGGTCGCTCCGTCTCGAGTTCGCCGAAGAAGTGAGTTGGCTCGAACACGACCGCGAAGACTACCTGCCGACGATGCTGAAGCCGATCGAGCGGGTCGAAGGCCAGTATATCTTCTCGAGCGGCGGACGGCGGAGCTGGCTTTCAAGCGGCGGAAATTCGCTCAGCGCCAAGGAACTGACGCCGCTGTTGCCGGACTCCGACGGAATCCCCACGGCGCCGGGCAGCAACGAAGTTGCGCGGCTGGCGGGATGGGGCGGTGTCGGCGGCTTTCTGACGTTCTATGGCGAAGGCGGCGTCGCCGGACCGATGACGAGATCGATTCCAGGTACGAATCGTTTCCGCGTTTTCAGCGCCGCCACGGTGCTGAGCCTCGGCAACACCGCCATCTCCTTCGGCAAGGAGGAAACCGCCTGGGGCGTTTCGCATTTCGGGCTCGGCTCGCTCTCGCAGGGAAACAACGGCCAGCCGTTCGCGGCGCTGCGCCTGCAGAATATCCATCCCTCGGTGCTGCCGTTCTTCCTGAAGTACCTCGGCCAGGAGCGCCACGTCATCATTTTCGGGCAGCTCGATAGCGACCGGACATTTTCCCGCCCCTGGATTTCAGGGCAGACGGTTTCGTTCAAGCCGTTCCCGTTTTTTGAGTTCGGTGTGAATCACGTGATCATGTTCGGCGGCTCGGGCAACAGCAACTACGGTTTCGGCGGATTTCTCGGCCGCGCGACCGGGTTCGCGACCGGCAACGCCAAGGACGGCAATACCAACTCGAGAGTGGGATTTTATGCGAAGCTGATCGTTCCGCAGCTTCGGAACACGCAATTCTACTACGAAATTCTCGGCGAGGACTTTTTTCAGCCGTTCGGCAACAGCCTGCAAATCAAGACTCCGTTCAAGGCTCCCTCCTACACCTTCGGCATCTATGCTCCGCAACTGACCGCCGACGGACTGACCGACGCCGGCGCGGAGTACACGCTGCTCGATTCGCGGTATTCGACCCACAACGACAGTTTGTATTGGGTTTATCAGAACAACTTGATGGGCGACCCGCTCGGACCCGGCGCATGGCACGTGAATGCGCAGATCGGCCGCTGGTTCAACTACCAAACCAAGCTCGGCTCCGAGTTCTTTTTCGAGCGCAGGTCGATGCTCCCGTTCCAGAACGGATCGGTGCTGGTCGCCAACGAAAACGGGTTTGGCGGCGCATTCACGTTCCTCCATATTCCGGCCAAATTTCAGAGCTCGGGTCAGACGCTCGGTCAGGTTCGACTGAGACTCTCGGCTGAGTATGTCGAGAATCTAAATTATTCCAGCCGCAACTCGGTCCGCACGATGCTCGAGCTCAGCTTTGGCGTGATGCCATCCTGGCCGAGCCTAAAATTCAGATAA
- a CDS encoding sugar transferase gives MVKRKEQIFAQIMLLCDAATLIASFVLAYLLRDYLDNPIRESMLQPRNRPVFPFASYSWILWVILPTWAVCLRRFGLYGSRTYESGRRILKCLVKAQALGGLTLLSVLYLATKLNISRLLLELFLVISFLMLLAVKIAVKQMLSQLARRRRAREHWKVLLVGDLAHADTYFQLLQQHPHWGIQVIGVVSPTFAAAANGNGRLNGHTNGASNGKGDGIRTNGWGDALREYSADEVVAVCSWEEAPGLQNLAEVCAERGVIFRTMIKLPQTNVGGYQVEDLGKGTYLISLETIPQEAIPLLVKRVIDVVGAMSGLVLCALILPFYAWRLQRESPGPVFFRQQRRGQNGRVFTLHKFRTMYPDAEARLEGLMGQNEMNGLLFKMKNDPRVTPTGAFMRKTHLDELPQFWNVLKGDMSLVGTRPPTANEVAQYEHHHYRRLSFKPGITGNWQLAGNGRVNNFEEVVRLDCEYIDTWSLWQDCKILTRTILKVARAEGW, from the coding sequence ATGGTAAAGCGGAAGGAACAAATATTTGCGCAGATCATGCTGCTGTGCGATGCGGCCACGCTGATCGCAAGCTTCGTGCTGGCGTATTTGCTGCGCGATTATCTGGACAACCCGATCCGCGAGAGCATGCTCCAACCGCGGAATCGACCGGTGTTTCCGTTCGCCTCGTATAGCTGGATTCTCTGGGTCATCCTACCCACCTGGGCGGTCTGTCTCCGACGGTTTGGGCTTTACGGATCCCGTACCTACGAGTCCGGCCGACGGATCCTGAAGTGCCTCGTCAAAGCGCAGGCGCTCGGCGGCCTTACGCTGCTCAGCGTCCTGTATCTCGCGACGAAGCTCAATATCAGCCGCCTGCTGCTCGAGCTGTTCCTCGTGATCAGCTTTTTGATGCTGCTGGCGGTGAAGATCGCGGTCAAGCAGATGCTCAGCCAGCTCGCGCGGCGGCGACGGGCTCGCGAACACTGGAAAGTCCTGCTGGTCGGAGACCTCGCCCACGCCGACACGTACTTCCAACTGCTGCAACAGCATCCGCACTGGGGAATCCAGGTAATCGGGGTGGTATCGCCGACGTTTGCCGCGGCTGCCAACGGCAACGGTCGCCTGAACGGTCATACCAACGGAGCGAGCAACGGCAAGGGCGACGGCATTCGGACGAATGGATGGGGCGATGCGTTGCGGGAGTATTCGGCCGACGAGGTGGTGGCAGTCTGCTCATGGGAAGAAGCGCCGGGACTGCAGAACCTGGCTGAGGTCTGCGCCGAGCGCGGGGTAATCTTCCGGACGATGATCAAGCTGCCGCAGACCAACGTGGGAGGATACCAGGTCGAGGATCTGGGCAAGGGAACGTACCTGATTTCGCTCGAAACGATTCCGCAGGAAGCTATTCCGCTGCTGGTCAAGCGGGTGATCGATGTAGTCGGGGCGATGTCGGGGTTGGTGCTGTGTGCGTTGATTCTTCCTTTCTACGCGTGGCGGCTGCAGCGTGAATCGCCCGGACCGGTTTTCTTTCGCCAGCAGCGGCGAGGGCAGAATGGCCGCGTCTTTACCCTCCACAAGTTCCGGACAATGTATCCCGACGCCGAAGCGCGGCTCGAAGGGCTGATGGGCCAGAACGAGATGAACGGGCTGCTCTTCAAAATGAAGAACGACCCGCGCGTCACCCCGACCGGCGCCTTCATGCGCAAGACTCATCTGGACGAACTTCCACAATTCTGGAACGTGCTGAAGGGCGATATGAGCCTGGTCGGCACCCGGCCACCGACCGCCAACGAAGTCGCCCAGTATGAGCATCATCATTACCGGCGGCTGAGCTTCAAGCCGGGAATAACCGGCAACTGGCAACTGGCCGGCAATGGCAGAGTTAATAATTTCGAGGAAGTGGTGCGGCTGGACTGCGAGTATATCGATACCTGGTCGCTCTGGCAGGATTGTAAAATCCTGACCAGGACAATCCTCAAAGTCGCGCGCGCAGAAGGGTGGTAG